Proteins encoded within one genomic window of Macrobrachium nipponense isolate FS-2020 chromosome 9, ASM1510439v2, whole genome shotgun sequence:
- the LOC135218078 gene encoding uncharacterized protein LOC135218078, producing the protein MPVTHSPTTTTTKTVSMPGYAAPPHLVYTQHVATVTPTAAVQAPLPEVRMSAVMLPPGFASLASAPDFRCPKSSPLDLPPVQRMLLVPAPPPVLDYDATPVLVPVPAAVVPARGVAAPTPGPSGQVQSDGRPDGVPEESDEEEKEEGVVVVCRRFPFNF; encoded by the coding sequence ATGCCGGTAACCCACAGCCCGACCACCACGACAACCAAAACGGTGTCCATGCCTGGCTACGCTGctccaccgcacctggtgtacacccagcacgtagccacggtgaccccAACTGCTGCTGTGCAGGCGCCGCTGCCGGAGGTGAGGATGTCCGCTGTGATGCTGCCTCCTGGTTTTGCCTCTCTTGcttcagcccctgacttccggtgtcccaagagctctcccctggacctgcctcctgtgcagagAATGCTGTTGGtccctgccccgcctcctgttcttGACTATGATGCCACTCCAGTTctagtaccagttcctgccgccgtcgttcctgcccgtggtgttgctgctcccaccccaggtccttctggacaggtgcagtcggatggaagacctgacggtgttCCTGAGGAAtctgatgaagaagaaaaagaggaaggtgtagtcgtcgtctgccgccgcttccccttcaacttctaa